The DNA sequence gtgtggggtagacccccccccccccgcgccccctgcccccgcatagggcggatggggaaaatctcCCCCGTCCCCCGTTcatgacaatcatacgagctaacttccttctacattCATCGGGGTTATatttcgtataccccttcaatgttggccccccggccccactactctcatccgccattttaaaatctagtctagattgaccaTTCTCtattaaggattttaaaattggactctttttgtattgttcctctagatggaccttcagctgggatgtaccatgtttcctatagtgacatccatacattttcccacagtgattacatttagcttgtgggttgttgggatcaccaccctctagtttggtaaagtgttgccaaattATGGATACATGTTTTTTGCCCTGTGTGGGtttcggagcagggcaaggtaTACTTGTTATAGAGGTAGGAGTAGagttagtttctggggtaggggtatTGGCTGGGGAATgagagctatcactgaaatctgaagacattcctgattctctaacaaaaaataaaaataaaaataaaattcaaagtgcaatccaacacaatcagggCAAACTGCATACAAAACCAAATACATCAAAAAAGTAATTTGGgattccaatccgaaacccgaCAATCAAATTAGGCCcctcattgattgaaacccctaatattatttttcatgattacACAAATAAATATTCACTTACTTACTTTATTATGATCTTGACAGACACCAAACATCTCAATTCATgcatgtattatttttaattaataacctATACAAATTAGTGATTTTCTCTTGATTATGATCTTTAATTCTTACCACTCTTTTGTCATAAATAAATAACCCatcaatttttgttattttattttaacgtAATGTCATGATTCAAACTCAAATACTTATTCTGATATTTTGTGAAATCAACATTTCCGACACtcacatacataaatataaaacGTTACTTTCATATTTGTCTATAATATATTACCAACTTTTTGAATTTGGGATTTGGgagtttcaatcaatgaaacctcAAAAaaaattggggttccaatccgaaacttTAAATCAATGAACCTCTAATCCGaaactctaaatcaaattaggggtttcattgattgaaacccatAATTCAATAAATCTCCTGGTGCAAAAAGGGCATTTTAGTACTTAATAGTACCTTTTAGATAGCAagtatcattatttatttttaaattactagtgatgaaaactgaaatatgagattttagattaaaaaaacgtatatttttaattaataatattcgtgataatacaagttatatatatacactatataaagTTCAAactaaactaaagtttataagattttgtgataaaattaatatttttataatttcttatttgATTGAGGATATGCcaatgattataaaaaaaaaatatatcacaaaaatcttataaacgtaagtaataaaaattgtataatCACCTATATTATTAAGATTTCCAccccaaaattaatattttttttatagttctgACCCCAAGTTTTACAAACCAGCACACTTTATGACAAGTTATTATCATTTTTGAAAGAAGAAATTGGACTTATTTTGGCCATTACatgtgataaataaataatgctaCAAATGAGTTTGGGTATAGCAATTAGACTATAATACTCTTCTCTTTGGATAAATACCAAGTGTTGATAAAAAtctgatagaaataaaatattaaaaaaataaattctaatgtcatatagtattttattttcttttattctgagttacttatatattattttctattttattaatgaattttatttattgatttctttagacatatcatttccaaacgtaaatatttttttgattattggataaagttaatagttttataataaaattgatattaATAACACTATTTCAGccaaatctactatttccaatgTAATATGGCTTGTTCCTCTAATTTCCTGCAGTATTTTATTTCCTACAAttttagattatataaatattgaatttaattgttacatttcttattattcttaattttttaatagtttacaAACTAGTTTTTAAACCccataaaaaaattagggtttcggattaggaccctaatttaatttagggtcccaatccgaaaccctaacccctaaattgatttaggggttagggtttcaatgaaatttacaaaaaaaaaaaaaaaacaatccaatgaatccaaaaaaataccaatccgaaacaatcacacaatcacACGAATCCACaacacacaattcacaaatcccatcctccatctccgattcaacccaaTCCTACATCCAATTTCtgatcaaaattcaaaaaaaaaaaaaaaatcaacggagaaaatcaaaagaggaggagaaaattTACCGTGCGGCATcgtgtgagagagagggaggatggAATACGTGCGGCGGACAGACTGGTTGCGAGAGGGAGGAAGGAACATGGGGGCGTTGCGAACGGGGAAGGCTGAAGGGAGACTCGggactcgggaggggaggggaatcagGGATCGGGGGGGTATGGGTTAGGGTTAACCCATTAATGAAACAGCGTCGTTTTGTAGttgacaaaacggcgccgtttcatttaagtatccggttattatatatataatacatatattataatacatatattatatgtataatatataatacattatattatatatatatatatataaccggtgcggggcgggggaaaaacggaccggggggAGTCCGTTTCCGTCCCTCGCCTCCGCTGGGGGTGGCCATACGGACCGGGGCCCCGCTGGCCACCCCTAGTACAAACTGTCAAACGATTGCATCTCAACTACACCCActgactgtatataaaatttttcaaagaaaaattatgaaaattcgttattgatcttttttttatgttcttatataaagaaaaaatatttcttatttttatttatacctATCACCCAAtgttatataaaaaatcatattaaaatgattataaattatatttttttaaaaataattaattttgggTGAGCTTTTCCAATAATGATTTTTTCCCAAAAATATGATTAATCAAAATGGAAATTGGAcccatttataaaataaaacgtctttttttctccaaaaaaaatgaaatttataaagGTAACccttttgttattgttatttattttttaaaaatcaaaatggaCAATTTTagagacttaaaaaataaaaatcattttatgcgtaagtgccaaaaaaataaaataaaagaaatctcATATCCAACAAATCATCGGTTCAAACAAATCCGGATCCGAACACAGTCCAACCGGCTACCTCTCGGAGACTGAGGgaacccagagagagagagagagagagagagagagagatggcgtCGAAAGCTTCAACACCGCCGTATCCAAGCGCTGCCAGAATCGCTGACTCGCCATGTTATACTCAATATACTGCTTCTCTCAAATGTAAAGCTACTTACTCTCAGACTTGCATTTCTTCTCCTATTCATGATCTTCGTCTCTATTTGTCTTCGTTTGCCGTTTAATCTTCATCCTGTTGTTTGCTAAAATTACCTTCGAAAAATCATAGACTCCCTCAAATTTCGTCTCTTTgagctttttattttattttcctttgatctctataaattatctaatatcctagtttcttattcttttccgttggattttttttcaattttgttgttattttatttatttatttattttcccgTTTAGATCAATTGAGGTTTGAGCGTAGAGTTATTGAATTGAGCGTTAAAAAAACtttggaatttttatttaatgaaaaatcgCAACCTTCTGTTTTCTTAAGAGCACTTGTTCACATTGAGCAAGCTATAATGCTCAAATTCTTAAGATGATGAATTCTCAAAAAGACAGAGATCATGACCATCGTATAATACGATGGTCCTTAGAAAGTTAGAACTGAGTCAACTGACACGCCTGTGAGGGCTCTTAAGTCCTAAAGGCCCTTTTTCATAGTTTTTCATGATCCTCCATCGCACATTCAGCCGTCAACAAGGTAAGGGTGCTAATGGTTGTGTTTTAGGGTGGCCCGGACTTTCACTTGTATTCTTAATGATCTGCATTCTCAGTCCTCTTTTATTGAAACTTTGGATATATATCTTCAAACTCATTTAGTGACTAGAGCAGCTAGGTGCTAGGCTGCTAGCAATGCGTGATCTCAGCTGCAAATGTCCAGATTGATTTTTGCAAGCAAGTGGATTTGAGCCCCCGCTCGTTTGGCTTGGATAGTCGGATTGTGGAAAGCATATATATGAACACTTAAAACACAATTTTGTATGGCACCGATGAAGATATCTCATATCATTCTCTTATTATTGtagataaaaagtttaaaaagatctttcaaatttaaaatgaagagGCAGATAATCAGAAAGAGATCATACGGTGTTCTTATTGTGAGACAAATATATTCATGACTTCTATGAGCTTTCTCGGAGTTGAATAATAGGAGCTGTGTGGGACTTAATGTAGGACATGACGGGCATAATGTCTTGAATGTACTTGTGCAACCAGCTAGTCTTTTATATACAAACCCTCTTTAACCATGTAAAAGAAAGCTACTTAGTTAGCTTTGCCAAGTATATCCCATGGGTGATGTGCCATGTGCATGTCCAGATTGTTTATGCCTCCATGACTAGTTGGCCCAGTTTGCTTGTTTCAAAAGAAtctatcacaagtaatatagattTCGTTGCAAATTTTGCaggtttagaaaaatttaattcgGACAAGAGTAAATGTCAAGAGCATTTTGATATTTACAAGGAATGCAAGAAAAAGGAGGTAATGGATCTTCTTCAAATATGGAAATGCTCTGTAGTCTGTACATTTCATTGTTTTATACATTCAACTTCTGAAAAAAATTGTCCTTGAGTGCAAAATTATTGGCTATAAACAGTGGCATCGTTCCTGATATAAATATACTAATGCAGAATGTTAGATCATAGGAcagattttggaaaatgtttACATCGTTGTGATCACACActtaaacacacacacacacactgtgtgagtgtgtgtgtgtatatatatatacctatataGTTTTTCAATGGCTTGTGATTGTGCATAAACTCTTCTAAAAAAAGTAACTGTGCATAAACTATATGATTATTGattcttttgttgttttcttcCTTTCACAGAGGGAAGCTCGACTGGAACGCAACAGGAATAGGTCATTGTTCTCTTGAGTTCCTTTGGGGATAGGCTACTCAATACTGTAATCAGCATAAGCTAGATTTGAGCTTACTACAAGTGTCCGTACCTCTTCTCTTTAGCAGTTAATTTGTTGATATCATTACTGAATTAGTTATAGAGCTGGCTCATAACTGGAAATAGTTCAATAAATTTCCTTGTGTTTGGAACAAAAAATGTACTGCCCTTTGCATGCGGCTTCAGGTAAGGGCttgattttcatttcaaaatgcGGATGTTGTTTACAATGTGAAGGATGTCTATGGCACTATACACCTTGAAAGCTCTAAATTTCATGAATTTAATGGTTGTATGAGTCATCTTTGGTGTGCTGTTTTATTGGAAGATGATGTGATGGTGACTGCATTTGCAGGTGTGGCATACATTGTTCATAATAAGTGACTTTACAATTTTGCATtggaataaaaaacaaaaacaacaagaaTTATGTTTCAGATAAAAAGGCATTTATTTGTATCAACCATATGGTAAAAGTTGGATAAGATCAACTCTCTCATGCAGATAATGGTACATTAGATCATAATTGATCTATCTCCTAGTTTATTTTCCCTTAGACATTTCATTATTTTACTTAGAACTAAACATCTGAATTCCCATATACAATGCAATAGCTAACCCCCCACCACCCAAGGCAAAGCAGAGGCAATTACGTACAGATCGTCATTCCTTTTCTTAGTGGCTGATCCATAAGACTCGGACATCGTAaagttcttttgttttttcgaTAAGTAAGTAGATATCAAAGTTCTTTTGTAACGATCTCATTATGGAGTTTCCAGTTAAAGTGACACAACAACTGAGAAGAGCAAGCACGACAGTTCGAAGAGCAAATGGTATGCCCGGACACATCCTCCTGCCTCGCCCAAAGGGAATGAGCTCAAAGTTGCTCCCTTCAAAATCTACACAAAAAACCTGAAACCTCTCGGGCCTAAAACAATCTGCATCAATCCAGTTGTCAGGATCCCTCCCTATAGCCCATGCATTGATCATTATCTGTGTGTTGCTTGGTATCTCATGCCCACTAATTTGACACTTTTCCATTGATTCTCTTTGGATTAAGGCACCTGGAGGGTGTAACCTTAGAGCTCTCAAGTAATCCAGTTTCTAAATGTCTGTCTCAGTTGTATTTCTCCTCCCTTCAAGGACTTGTGCATTCTCCATCACTCTTGGGTTTCCCAAAAACTTTGACAGTACCCATTGGATTGTGGATGCTGAGGTGTCACTCCCAGCAGATACAATATCCTAGAAGTAGATTTTGGGTTACAATGACACATAGTCATTAATATTTAGTATTATATGATAGAGTAATGATATACTTACATAagttcttttataattttttttacaatttattttacaatcaaccaatgaaATTATGCCAGTTCATTAGaagtaaatttcaattttacaaatcTACcctctatttaatttaaaattataaaaaatttataactgaATAATTTAGCAAcaagaagaagcaaaaaaaaaaaaaaagaagaagaagaagaagaagaagaagaagaagaagaagaagaaagaaagaaaagaaaaaaaaaaggaagaagaagaaagaaagaagaagaaggaaaaaaacagaaaagaaaagaaaagcaaaacaaGAAAGTATTGAAGTGTGGGCTAAAACCTTCACCATGATTTTAGTCATCCCAGAAGCAAATGGCCAACTGTTTCTTTTGAACTATATTTGGTTTAGTTTGTAGTTTGATGCATGTCTACCCTGGATCGATGGGGGCCAAGTCCTAGGATTACGAATCCTTATTTTTAAAGGTATTTAAAAagcaaaatttgatttttgtaaGATGTGTATGATTGGAAGTtcccaaaaatagaaaaagggaAGTGTTGGATGTGAAGAGTGAATGCACCATTTGATTGTAAGCCATCAACAACGTTGTGATCTCTTGGAGTATCTAATCTTAGAACCACCTCTCTCACTCAGCAGTCAGCACCTTGTAATGAAATATAAAGATGCTTAACAATGACTTTGTGTTTCGTATTGCCTACTTTTCAATTGCAGGAAGAGACTAAAATAATTGTTGAATTAATAGTTAACTAATCATTCAATCATTATGATTCTCCCAAGAAGAGGGTATTTAGTGATACCTCAAGAAAGCATAAAGAATGCAAGGAAAGATAGATGCAGAACAAAGGGCAAGCAGGTCTATAGAAGCAGGGCCGGATTTGATGGCAAACATTATAGTAGGGCAATGCTCAAGTCAGGCACAGTTGATTGACCAATACGTGTCTCACATCTAACGGGTCTAGGTCCAAACCAAACGCCATGCTGTGATATTGAAACCAAAATTTCAAAGAGCAAAACTTCAAAGGAAACTTGCAACTATTAAATATGGCAGATACAGACATGTTGTGGCAAACATCTGATCTGAAACTTTCAGCTTTCAAGCATAAGCaacacaaaacacaaaatcaGCTAGAATGTATTTCACATTAAGGTATTTATTCGGAtgaatcatatataaaaaagttagaGAAAATCAACTTTCACATGTACAGAGTGGTGTATTACATTAAGTATTTcgattttctgttttcttgacaccaaacaTTTCTACTGACAGAGATATATACTACAATCCTCTGCAACAATAGGCAGTACATACATCTAAACTCAGTCTCTTCAAATTATTAATAAGAGGAATCCAAGGAGTGGCAATAAGGTACAAATCCTTCCTTTTTTTGGTGGTTAATCCGGGAGACTCAGACATGTCGAGCTTTTCTGGTTTGATTCCATGGGGAGTTTCCAGTTGAAGTGATACAAGTTACAACAAGTGAGAAAGAGCAAGTTCAACAGTTGCAAGAGCAAATGATATACCTGGACATATCCTTCTACCACTTCCAATGGAATGTATTCAAAGTTGGTCCCTTTAAAATCAATACTGGAGTCGTAGAACCGCTCTGGACGGAAGTGATTAGCATAAATATAGTATTTGGGATCTCTTCCCATAGCCCATATATTAATGAGCACTTTTGTGTTGCTAGGTATCTCATATCCACTGATTTTACACTTTTCTCTTGATTCTCTTGGGGTTAAGGCACCTGGAGGGTGTAACCGCAGAGTTTCTTTGACAATTGTTCTCAAGTAATCTAGTTGCTGAATGTCTGTCTCGTTAATGTTCCTCCTCCCCTCAAGGACGCTTCGTACTTCAGCTTGTGCCTTTTCATGACTCTTGGGTTTTTCACCAATTCTGACATTGCCCATTCTATTGTAGATGCTGAAGTCTCACTCCCCGCAATGACAATGTCCTAAAAAAGGGGGTTGGAGTTACGACAGGATAGAGTCTTACTAGgaaaaatacataaaaccaCTAATACTATCATCCAGTTTGACTCGTGTTAAATGTTGGTACGAAGAgatataaaatacattttcttaaaagttaaaatacttGTATAAGGTTGCTTATTTAGACATTTatcaagaagaagagaaagaaaagacgaTTAAGAAATGTTGATAATAAATTGGAAGATCTCAACTCAGTACATGCCAGAGTCATAGCTTTGATGTGATCTCTTGTGATATCAAAATCAAGCCCACCCTTATCATGAAGTTTCAACAGCACATCAACTAGATCTTCATGATCAGCTGATTCATCGTAGCCGGCTGAAGAACTGTTGGTACTCCTCTCCATCTTTTGCTTGATTATATCCTCCAGAATCCTGTCTGTCTTTCTATGCATTTTCTCCGAAGTTGACTTCATCCCAGTAAGGAAACCAAGGAACTTTAGTGAAGGGAACATAGCAGGCAAGTCAAAACCTCCACTCATAAGAAGAATTTCCCTAACCAATGATATGAATTCCTTTTCATGTCTACACTTTGCCCCAGTTGCTGCCCTGGAAGTCACACCATACGCCATGGACAAGAGTTTCTCGCTGAGATTGATTGGAAGTCCCCCGGACAAAGAGATCGATTCAACAAGATTCAAAGCCTCTTCTTCTCTAATTGATCTAAAGGATTGCACCCGCTGAGCACTCAGTAGTTCCATGACGCTAATCTTTCGCATTTGTCTCCAGTAGTCGCCATAGGGAGTAAAGACAATACCTGAATAGCCATAGGACATAATTTCGAGAGCAAGACAGGCAGGCCGATTTATGAATACAGTGTCATGTGTATGGAGCACCTCTTTGGCTATTTCTGGTGATGAAACAACTATAGCCAATACCTCACCCAGTTGCaattgttggaaatttggaTGTCCTAAATTCATCCTTATTAAGATTTAtcatttgcaggaataacaagaaaaataaaaaataataacaacacaagaaatttatgtaaaaactccaaaacaagagaaaaaccaccagatccagacaagaaaattcactatatgaaaaattattacaatcacacaatttttcttctcactccaaacacactcacaaagctaccccattagtaaaattttaactttatacattttccccttttacaaaaggggcaacagaggaatttaactaaagtcaaaagttactagaaaagctttcaactggtgtacttaaactaagaggctatgcctcttatttataacttggCCTAATGCTTACCTATTTACATCCCACCAGTGTGGGACTAAAAAGAAGTAATTAGTTAACAATTTCTACCTTGCGACTTTAACTGGTCCCACAGTCAAGCTTCACCTCAAT is a window from the Carya illinoinensis cultivar Pawnee chromosome 14, C.illinoinensisPawnee_v1, whole genome shotgun sequence genome containing:
- the LOC122294246 gene encoding cytochrome c oxidase-assembly factor COX23, mitochondrial, which codes for MASKASTPPYPSAARIADSPCYTQYTASLKCLEKFNSDKSKCQEHFDIYKECKKKEREARLERNRNRSLFS